The following coding sequences are from one Anguilla anguilla isolate fAngAng1 chromosome 12, fAngAng1.pri, whole genome shotgun sequence window:
- the LOC118209182 gene encoding olfactory receptor 1-like, translated as MENVSAVTSIILTAYTELEDHRYLYFICLLLLYILILLVNFVVILVIYKERGLHEPMYLFICNLAVNGLYGSTVLLPFMLGHLLSQNYEISLNHCLLQVYGLFSYGIVEFTILAVMSYDRYVAVCHPLHYNLLMSPRKVSAAIVLSWVVPCVYFALNMITTARLSFCEKHLKEVYCSNFHLQKMSCFDTGVETIVGLALIIVCPGPQIALILFSYAQILRVCLFASKEPQIKALQTCTLHLVTVINYSVGVLFELIHTSFDLSQVPYNARLFLSLYFLIIPPLFNPVIYGISIRAIRVQICKLFSGKGKVNGLNCR; from the coding sequence ATGGAGAATGTATCAGCTGTGACGTCCATCATACTGACGGCCTACACCGAACTGGAAgatcacagatatttatacttcATATGTTTGCTTCTTTTATACATTCTGATATTATTGGTCaattttgttgtaattttggTAATTTACAAGGAGAGAGGGCTGCATGAAcctatgtatttgtttatatgtaacTTAGCAGTGAATGGACTGTACGGCAGTACAGTTTTACTACCATTTATGCTTGGCCATTTGTTATCTCAGAActatgaaatatctctgaaccATTGTCTGTTACAGGTATACGGTTTATTTTCGTATGGTATAGTTGAATTCACTATTTTAGCAGTGATGAGCTATGACCGGTATGTTGCTGTTTGTCACCCATTACACTATAACCTCCTCATGTCCCCTAGAAAAGTTTCTGCAGCCATTGTATTATCCTGGGTTGTTCCCTGTGTTTACTTTGCCCTTAATATGATAACAACTGCCAGACTTTCATTCTGCGAAAAGCATTTAAAAGAAGTTTATTGTTCCAATTttcatttacagaaaatgtCTTGTTTTGACACAGGTGTTGAGACCATTGTTGGACTGGCATTAATTATTGTTTGTCCTGGTCCTCAGATTGCCCTGATACTGTTTTCCTACGCACAAATACTCAGAGTCTGCCTCTTTGCTTCTAAGGAACCTCAAATCAAAGCTCTGCAAACATGCACCCTGCACTTAGTGACTGTGATTAACTATTCTGTGGGAGTCTTATTTGAGCTCATCCACACTTCGTTTGACTTGAGTCAAGTACCTTATAACGCTCGCTTATTCCTGTCCCTTTACTTTCTGATAATTCCCCCGCTGTTTAATCCCGTCATTTACGGAATTAGCATTAGAGCCATAAGAGTTCAGATTTGCAAACTGTTTAGTGGTAAAGGAAAAGTAAATGGTCTCAACTGTAGGTGa
- the LOC118209184 gene encoding olfactory receptor 52D1-like: MENVSAVTSFIMTAYTELEDHRYLYFICFLLLYIMIIAANSVLITVIYIERGLHEPMYLFICNLAVNGVYGSTSLLPSMLVLLLSHHYEVSLTNCQLQIYCLHSYAIVEFTILAVMSYDRYVAICHPLHYHVLMSPKKVYAAIELSWVIPFIYNALLFIFTVRGTFCGRIIERTHCSNFSLFKLSCFDTTIQNIVGLASVFVSPCSQIVMILFSYAQILRICLFASKESQTKAIQTCTPHLLTVINYSLGCFFDVIQGRFNMSHVPYKARIFMSLYYLIIPPLFNPVIYGISIQAIRVQIFKLFGGKK, from the coding sequence ATGGAGAATGTATCAGCAGTGACGTCCTTCATAATGACGGCCTACACTGAACTGGAAgatcacagatatttatacttcATATGTTTCCTTCTTTTATACATTATGATAATAGCGGCCAATTCAGTACTAATAACAGTAATATACATTGAGAGAGGTCTGCATGAGcccatgtatttgtttatatgtaacTTAGCAGTGAATGGAGTGTACGGAAGTACATCTTTATTACCATCTATGCTTGTCCTTTTGTTATCTCACCATTATGAAGTATCTCTGACCAATTGTCAATTACAGATATATTGTTTACACTCATATGCTATAGTTGAATTTACTATTTTAGCAGTGATGAGCTATGACCGGTATGTTGCTATTTGTCACCCGTTACACTATCATGTTCTTATGTCTCCTAAAAAGGTATATGCAGCGATTGAATTATCCTGGGTGATTCCCTTCATTTACAATGCCCTTCTTTTCATATTCACAGTACGGGGTACATTTTGTGGCAGGATCATAGAAAGAACGCATTGTAgcaatttttctttatttaaactgtCTTGTTTTGATACGACCATTCAGAACATTGTTGGACTGGCATCAGTTTTTGTTTCACCCTGTTCTCAGATCGTCATGATACTGTTTTCCTATGCACAAATACTCAGAATCTGCCTCTTCGCTTCTAAGGAATCTCAAACCAAAGCTATTCAAACGTGCACCCCACACTTACTGACTGTGATAAACTATTCTCTTGGATGCTTTTTTGACGTCATCCAGGGCCGTTTCAACATGAGTCATGTACCATATAAAGCTCGCATATTCATGTCCCTTTATTATCTGATAATTCCCCCACTGTTTAATCCTGTCATTTATGGAATTAGCATTCAGGCCATTAGAGTTCAGATTTTCAAATTGTTCggtggtaaaaaataa